One Clostridium novyi NT genomic window carries:
- a CDS encoding acetyl-CoA carboxylase carboxyltransferase subunit alpha produces the protein METKVELSPLDKLKLSRMKDRPTALDYIDRIFNGFIELHGDRGFKDDPSIVGGIAKFNGIPVTVIGQQKGRDTKDNIKRNFGMAHPEGYRKALRLMKQAEKFKRPVICFVDTPGAFCGVGAEERGQGEAIAKNLMEMALLKTPIISIVIGEGGSGGALGLSIGDEIWMLEHSVYSVLSPEGFAAILWKDGSKVKEAAELMKITAKDLKGYNIIDRIIKEPEGGAHKDIDLMAKNIKEELLTIDFKNMQENINETLEKRYNKYRAIGEYAE, from the coding sequence GTAGAGTTATCTCCTTTAGATAAACTAAAATTATCTAGAATGAAAGATAGACCTACAGCCCTTGATTACATAGATAGAATTTTTAATGGATTTATAGAATTACATGGAGATAGAGGATTTAAAGATGATCCTAGTATTGTTGGAGGAATTGCTAAATTTAATGGTATACCTGTTACTGTAATAGGGCAACAAAAGGGACGTGATACTAAAGACAATATAAAGAGGAACTTTGGTATGGCACACCCTGAAGGATATAGAAAAGCTTTAAGATTAATGAAGCAGGCAGAAAAATTTAAAAGACCAGTTATTTGTTTTGTTGATACTCCAGGTGCATTTTGTGGAGTTGGAGCAGAAGAGCGAGGTCAAGGAGAAGCCATCGCTAAAAACTTAATGGAAATGGCGCTTTTAAAGACACCTATCATTTCAATTGTTATTGGAGAAGGGGGAAGTGGTGGAGCCCTTGGATTATCTATTGGAGATGAAATATGGATGCTTGAACATAGTGTGTATTCGGTACTTTCTCCAGAAGGATTTGCAGCTATTCTATGGAAAGATGGTTCAAAGGTTAAAGAAGCAGCAGAACTAATGAAAATAACAGCAAAAGATTTAAAAGGGTATAATATAATAGATAGAATTATAAAAGAGCCAGAAGGTGGAGCTCATAAAGATATAGATTTAATGGCAAAGAATATAAAAGAGGAATTATTAACTATAGATTTTAAAAATATGCAAGAAAATATAAATGAAACCTTAGAAAAAAGATATAATAAATACAGAGCAATTGGAGAATATGCAGAATAA
- a CDS encoding transporter substrate-binding domain-containing protein — MLKGKKLKLIICGLMLTMGATLFVGCGNKNKDAKEDKNLTKIEKIKKSGKLVLGTCADYPPYEAQQVKDGKPEIVGIDIEIAKEIAKDLGVKLEIKDMDFDPLVLSVKSGKIDMVISGMNPTPDREKEIDFSKIYYRAKQSVIIRDEDKAKLTSVESLSGKKVGAQLTSLQEKIAKEEIKGAKVTSLGKVNELVTALKTKKVDAVIVEEPVAKAYVAKYPGTTIANINVGKPNEGSAVGIQKGNKEFVDSVNKTIDRLNSKHEIEKMVDKYSKELKDLVE; from the coding sequence ATGTTAAAGGGAAAAAAATTAAAATTAATAATATGTGGATTAATGTTAACAATGGGAGCTACATTATTTGTTGGATGTGGCAATAAGAATAAAGACGCAAAAGAAGATAAGAATCTAACAAAAATAGAGAAGATAAAAAAATCAGGAAAATTAGTGCTTGGAACATGTGCTGACTATCCACCATATGAAGCACAACAAGTTAAAGACGGTAAACCAGAAATCGTGGGTATTGATATTGAAATCGCAAAAGAAATCGCAAAGGATTTAGGAGTTAAATTAGAAATTAAGGATATGGACTTTGATCCATTAGTGCTTTCAGTAAAATCAGGTAAAATAGATATGGTTATTTCCGGAATGAATCCAACACCAGATAGAGAAAAGGAAATAGACTTTTCTAAAATCTATTATAGAGCAAAACAAAGCGTAATTATAAGAGATGAAGATAAAGCGAAGTTAACAAGTGTTGAAAGTCTTTCAGGTAAAAAAGTAGGTGCTCAATTAACTTCACTTCAAGAGAAAATTGCAAAAGAAGAAATAAAAGGTGCTAAAGTTACTTCTCTTGGAAAGGTTAATGAACTTGTAACTGCATTAAAAACGAAAAAAGTTGATGCCGTAATCGTTGAAGAACCTGTTGCAAAAGCTTATGTTGCAAAATATCCAGGAACAACTATAGCAAATATAAATGTTGGAAAACCTAATGAAGGTTCAGCAGTTGGAATTCAAAAGGGAAATAAAGAGTTTGTTGATTCAGTAAACAAAACAATAGATAGATTAAATTCAAAACACGAAATTGAAAAAATGGTTGATAAGTATTCAAAGGAATTAAAGGACTTAGTTGAGTAG
- a CDS encoding amino acid ABC transporter permease produces the protein MAETKEFLEAYLPCFLNGAGITIVLSLITVIFSSILGTIFALMKLSKIKILKVISNVFIEIVRGTPLLVQVYIFYYGIPTLLQNAGVELPQIDVMGNDFTGLCMIVITLALNSTAYVAEIIRSGIESVNKGQMEAARSLGLTHRMAMRYVIIPQAIKNILPALGNEFITVIKESSIVSVVGIKELMRNAQAASGATMMIFTPYLTAAAMYFILTFTLSKLLGIFERRMKLSD, from the coding sequence ATGGCAGAGACTAAAGAGTTTTTAGAGGCTTATTTACCTTGTTTCTTAAATGGTGCAGGTATAACAATAGTATTATCATTAATAACAGTAATTTTTTCATCAATACTAGGTACAATATTTGCGTTGATGAAGTTATCTAAAATTAAAATATTAAAAGTAATTTCAAATGTATTTATAGAAATAGTCAGAGGAACTCCCTTACTTGTACAAGTATATATCTTCTATTATGGAATACCAACACTACTACAAAATGCAGGAGTTGAACTTCCACAGATTGATGTAATGGGAAATGATTTTACAGGGCTTTGTATGATTGTAATAACACTGGCGCTTAACAGTACGGCTTATGTTGCAGAAATAATTAGAAGTGGAATAGAGTCAGTAAATAAAGGACAAATGGAAGCTGCAAGATCACTTGGATTAACTCATAGAATGGCAATGAGATATGTTATAATTCCTCAGGCAATAAAAAATATATTACCTGCCCTTGGAAATGAGTTTATAACAGTTATAAAAGAATCATCTATAGTATCTGTAGTTGGAATAAAGGAGCTTATGCGTAATGCACAAGCGGCATCAGGAGCAACAATGATGATATTTACACCATATTTAACAGCAGCGGCAATGTATTTTATATTAACATTTACGCTTTCAAAATTATTAGGAATATTTGAAAGGAGGATGAAGCTAAGTGATTAA
- a CDS encoding amino acid ABC transporter ATP-binding protein: MIKVKDLHKSFGDLEVLKGVNAHIKKGEVVVVIGPSGSGKSTFLRCLNLLEEPTSGEIIFEGQEITSKKNDINLQRQKMGMVFQQFNLFPNLNILDNITLAPVKLNKLSKEDAENIALDLLDRVGLKDKAKNYPNQLSGGQKQRIAIARALAMSPDVMLFDEPTSALDPEMVGEVLGVMKELAKEGMTMVVVTHEMGFAREVADRVLFMDGGVVVEDASPTDIFENPQEERTKSFLSKVL, encoded by the coding sequence GTGATTAAGGTTAAAGATTTACACAAAAGTTTTGGTGATTTAGAAGTATTAAAGGGAGTAAATGCTCACATAAAAAAGGGTGAAGTTGTAGTAGTAATAGGACCATCGGGTTCAGGAAAAAGTACGTTTTTAAGATGCCTTAATCTTTTAGAAGAACCTACTTCAGGAGAAATAATTTTTGAAGGACAAGAAATAACATCGAAGAAAAATGATATAAATCTTCAAAGACAAAAGATGGGTATGGTGTTTCAACAATTTAACTTGTTTCCTAACTTAAATATCTTAGATAACATAACTCTTGCACCTGTAAAGTTAAACAAACTTTCAAAGGAAGATGCTGAGAATATAGCATTAGACCTATTAGATCGTGTAGGACTTAAAGATAAAGCTAAAAATTATCCAAACCAATTATCAGGTGGACAAAAGCAAAGAATAGCAATAGCAAGAGCACTTGCAATGTCACCAGATGTAATGTTATTTGATGAACCAACCTCGGCACTAGATCCAGAAATGGTTGGAGAAGTTTTAGGAGTAATGAAAGAACTTGCAAAAGAAGGTATGACTATGGTAGTTGTAACTCATGAAATGGGATTTGCAAGGGAAGTTGCAGATAGAGTATTATTTATGGATGGCGGAGTTGTAGTTGAAGACGCAAGTCCAACTGACATATTTGAAAATCCACAGGAAGAAAGAACAAAAAGCTTTTTAAGTAAGGTATTATAA
- a CDS encoding amidase domain-containing protein has product MGEYYKKNYKINHLNSNYNRSLAKAYAEKYALTPNTSKYPYFENDDCANFVSQVLRAGGMPEEGSDWDRVESWFCRTNSTENLSNISITWRAARYFRRYFGNEDGFGENKAAMYIESTAKKVLYNFKEIYAFLDIGDVIQYGSTYSKIPYHTQVIVDKKFNPMIGRYDLFMAQHTKNAVDVSFYNYLSRFEDKEIRPVYIYKIKMDT; this is encoded by the coding sequence ATGGGAGAGTATTATAAAAAAAATTACAAAATTAATCATTTAAATTCAAATTATAATCGTAGTTTAGCAAAAGCATATGCTGAAAAGTATGCTTTAACGCCAAATACAAGTAAGTATCCGTATTTTGAAAATGATGATTGTGCTAATTTTGTATCCCAAGTATTAAGGGCTGGTGGAATGCCAGAAGAAGGTAGCGATTGGGATAGAGTTGAGTCGTGGTTTTGTCGTACCAATAGTACAGAAAACTTAAGTAATATATCTATTACTTGGAGAGCTGCCCGTTATTTTAGAAGGTATTTTGGAAATGAAGATGGATTTGGAGAAAATAAGGCAGCTATGTATATAGAGAGTACAGCTAAAAAAGTACTATATAATTTTAAAGAAATATATGCTTTTTTAGATATAGGGGATGTTATTCAGTATGGAAGTACCTATAGTAAGATTCCATACCATACTCAAGTAATTGTAGATAAGAAGTTTAATCCAATGATAGGAAGATATGATTTATTTATGGCTCAACATACTAAAAACGCTGTAGATGTATCCTTTTACAATTATTTAAGTAGGTTTGAGGATAAGGAAATTAGACCTGTTTATATTTATAAAATAAAAATGGATACGTAA
- a CDS encoding ATP-dependent DNA helicase yields the protein MEDKSTIKVSIRNLVEFILRSGNLVSTFMGSSRNVDAIKAHQKIQKSSGDNYTPEVTLSYIVETEDIVLEVGGRADGIIKEDNNVIIDEIKTTTKPLELIEEDYNILHWAQAKCYGFIYCNDNNLDNIDIQLTYYEMESKDIKRFKRRFSFTELKEFFFDVVDRYIKWARTLKDFQNIRDESIKKLTFPFKSYREGQRKFAVGVYKTVAEGKKFFAEAPTGIGKTIATLFPTIKAMEEGYTSKIFYLTAKTITRTAAEKAIENMRNKGLKLKSVTLTAKDKVCFCKEDGCNPEVCQFAQGHFDRINDALSDIYKEDIFSREVIEKYARKHKVCPFEFSLELCNFCDCIICDYNYVFDPRVSLKQFFSEGNGDFTLLVDEGHNLVDRAREMFSSDISKKEVLKLKKDTSKGAKGISKILNKINSYLIDIRKECEAKDNTLVVKEPPKELIPILREFTYVCEKWLLENKNALDGFKESLLEFYFKALGFIRTYECYDERYITYAEKINDEVFLKMFCLDPSYLLSETMKKCKATIIFSATLMPMNYYIDILGGTSEDYRVKLSSPFKRENLCVMMDSKISTKYKMREFTYDSVVSDIEAVISSKVGNYLVFFPSYKYMNEVYDRFIENNQEINVICQESYMSEEQREEFLENFCENPKSTLLAFAVMGGLFSEGIDLTHDRLIGSIIVGVGLPQVSLERNIISDYFKKKNGKGFEYSYIYPGMNKVMQSAGRVIRTEEDKGVVLLIDERFRYSSYFKLLPREWNDIFRVDGKESIKDKVNDFWNKV from the coding sequence ATGGAGGATAAAAGTACCATTAAAGTATCCATTAGAAATCTTGTGGAGTTTATACTTAGGTCGGGAAATCTAGTGTCTACATTTATGGGAAGTTCAAGAAATGTAGATGCTATAAAAGCACATCAAAAGATACAAAAATCATCTGGAGACAACTATACTCCAGAAGTAACGCTATCCTATATAGTAGAAACAGAGGATATTGTATTAGAAGTAGGAGGACGTGCTGATGGAATTATAAAAGAAGATAATAATGTAATTATAGATGAGATAAAGACTACTACAAAACCGCTAGAATTAATTGAGGAAGATTACAACATTCTTCATTGGGCTCAAGCTAAATGTTATGGTTTTATTTATTGCAATGATAATAATTTAGATAATATAGATATTCAACTTACATATTATGAAATGGAAAGTAAGGACATAAAAAGGTTTAAGAGAAGGTTTAGTTTTACAGAGTTAAAGGAGTTTTTCTTTGATGTTGTAGATAGATATATTAAATGGGCTAGAACATTAAAGGACTTTCAAAATATACGGGATGAATCCATAAAGAAATTAACTTTTCCCTTTAAAAGCTATAGAGAGGGACAAAGAAAATTTGCTGTTGGAGTTTATAAAACTGTAGCTGAGGGCAAAAAGTTTTTTGCAGAAGCTCCAACGGGAATAGGAAAGACTATAGCCACACTTTTTCCAACTATTAAAGCTATGGAAGAAGGATATACTTCAAAAATATTTTATTTAACTGCAAAGACAATTACAAGAACTGCTGCGGAAAAAGCAATAGAAAATATGAGAAACAAAGGGCTTAAATTAAAAAGTGTTACACTTACAGCTAAGGATAAGGTATGTTTTTGTAAAGAAGATGGATGTAATCCAGAGGTTTGCCAGTTTGCACAGGGACACTTTGATAGAATAAATGATGCTCTTTCTGATATTTATAAAGAAGATATATTTTCAAGAGAAGTTATAGAAAAGTATGCAAGAAAGCACAAGGTTTGTCCATTTGAATTTTCCTTAGAACTTTGCAACTTTTGTGATTGTATAATATGTGATTACAATTATGTTTTTGATCCTAGAGTATCACTTAAACAATTTTTTTCAGAGGGAAACGGTGATTTTACACTACTAGTTGATGAAGGACATAATTTAGTTGATAGAGCAAGAGAGATGTTTTCATCAGACATTAGTAAAAAGGAAGTATTAAAGTTAAAGAAGGATACATCAAAAGGTGCAAAAGGTATTTCTAAGATATTAAATAAGATAAATTCATATTTAATAGATATAAGAAAGGAATGTGAAGCAAAGGACAATACTTTGGTTGTTAAGGAACCTCCAAAGGAGTTAATACCTATACTTCGTGAGTTTACTTATGTTTGTGAAAAGTGGCTACTAGAAAATAAGAATGCTTTAGATGGATTTAAGGAATCTCTTTTAGAGTTTTATTTTAAGGCATTAGGATTTATAAGAACCTATGAATGTTATGACGAAAGGTATATAACATATGCTGAGAAAATTAATGATGAGGTTTTTCTTAAAATGTTTTGCTTAGATCCCTCTTATCTTTTAAGTGAAACCATGAAGAAATGCAAGGCTACCATAATTTTTTCAGCTACATTGATGCCAATGAATTATTATATTGATATTTTAGGGGGAACTAGTGAAGACTATAGAGTAAAGTTATCATCTCCTTTTAAAAGAGAAAATCTTTGTGTTATGATGGATTCTAAAATTTCAACTAAGTACAAAATGAGGGAATTTACCTATGATAGTGTGGTTTCTGATATAGAAGCTGTTATAAGTAGTAAGGTGGGAAATTACCTGGTGTTCTTTCCATCATATAAATATATGAATGAAGTTTATGATAGATTTATAGAAAACAATCAAGAAATTAATGTGATTTGCCAAGAAAGTTATATGAGTGAGGAACAGCGTGAGGAGTTTCTTGAAAACTTTTGTGAAAATCCAAAGAGTACATTACTTGCATTTGCTGTTATGGGTGGGCTTTTTTCAGAGGGAATTGATTTAACGCATGATAGATTAATTGGAAGTATAATAGTTGGTGTTGGATTGCCACAGGTTTCACTAGAAAGAAACATAATAAGTGATTATTTTAAAAAGAAGAACGGAAAAGGATTTGAATACTCATACATATACCCAGGTATGAACAAGGTAATGCAATCAGCAGGTAGAGTTATAAGAACTGAAGAAGACAAAGGAGTAGTTTTATTAATAGATGAAAGGTTTAGATATTCTAGTTACTTTAAATTATTACCTAGGGAATGGAATGATATATTTCGGGTAGATGGGAAAGAAAGTATTAAGGATAAAGTAAATGATTTTTGGAATAAAGTATGA
- a CDS encoding IS1182-like element ISCno1 family transposase has translation MLTNNERKQNQLELVYIENLVPENHILRKIDKYIDFSFIRDLTKDLYCPDNGRPSVDPVVLFKMLFIGYLFGIRSERQLVKEIQVNVAYRWFLGYGLTDKIPSHSTISQNRTKRFSNTNIHQEIFDNIVFQAINRNLVDGKILYTDSTHLKANANKHKFIKKEITKSTKEYFDELENDINKDRINHNKKPLKKKTKIAETKEIKVSTTDPDSGYMVRDGKPKGFFYLDHRTVDGKYNIITDVHVTPGNINDVDPYVKRIETQIEKFNFNTKYLVADAGYSTNPICKQISDKNYQGVFGFRLGPHVKGKYTKYRFQYVKELDGYVCINNCFLKYRTTTREGYKEYLSNAEHCAYCKYKNNCLTSDKSINRTIRRHVWEDYKDQIFSFTKTEKGKSIYKRRKEKIERSFADSKELHGLRYCRMRGIKNVSEQCLLTAAVQNMKKIAMVLSHYFLCTLIQIYSKLTYIINIFRMLSHKRILA, from the coding sequence ATGCTTACTAATAATGAAAGAAAACAAAATCAATTAGAACTGGTTTATATAGAAAATTTAGTACCTGAAAATCACATACTTAGAAAGATAGATAAATACATAGACTTTTCATTTATAAGAGATTTAACTAAGGATTTATATTGTCCTGATAATGGAAGACCTTCAGTAGATCCAGTTGTATTATTTAAAATGCTTTTTATAGGATACCTATTCGGTATACGTTCAGAGCGTCAGCTTGTAAAAGAAATCCAGGTAAATGTAGCTTACAGATGGTTTTTAGGATATGGACTTACTGATAAAATACCAAGTCATTCCACTATAAGCCAGAATAGAACAAAAAGATTTAGTAATACAAATATACATCAAGAAATATTTGATAATATTGTATTTCAAGCTATTAATAGAAACTTGGTTGATGGGAAAATTCTATATACTGATTCTACTCACTTAAAAGCTAACGCTAATAAACATAAATTTATTAAAAAAGAAATAACTAAATCCACAAAGGAATACTTTGATGAATTAGAGAATGACATTAATAAAGATAGAATTAATCATAATAAAAAGCCTCTAAAAAAAAAGACTAAAATAGCTGAAACTAAGGAAATAAAAGTAAGTACAACTGATCCAGACAGTGGATATATGGTTAGAGATGGAAAACCTAAAGGCTTTTTTTATTTAGATCATAGAACTGTTGACGGAAAGTATAATATTATAACAGACGTTCATGTTACTCCCGGGAATATAAACGATGTAGATCCTTATGTTAAAAGAATAGAAACTCAAATAGAAAAGTTTAATTTTAATACAAAATATTTAGTAGCAGATGCCGGATATTCTACGAATCCTATTTGTAAACAAATTTCAGACAAAAATTATCAAGGTGTTTTTGGGTTCCGTTTAGGACCCCATGTTAAAGGAAAATATACAAAATATAGATTTCAGTATGTTAAAGAATTAGATGGATATGTGTGTATTAATAATTGCTTTTTAAAATATAGAACTACTACGAGGGAAGGTTATAAAGAATATTTAAGTAATGCGGAGCATTGTGCTTATTGCAAATATAAAAATAATTGCTTAACATCTGATAAATCCATTAATAGAACTATACGTCGTCATGTTTGGGAAGACTATAAAGATCAAATTTTTAGCTTTACTAAAACAGAAAAAGGTAAAAGTATTTACAAACGACGTAAAGAAAAGATTGAGCGTAGCTTTGCTGATTCAAAAGAATTACATGGGCTACGTTATTGTCGCATGCGAGGAATTAAAAATGTTTCTGAGCAGTGCCTACTTACAGCGGCAGTTCAGAATATGAAAAAGATAGCCATGGTGCTATCGCATTATTTTTTGTGTACATTAATTCAAATTTATTCCAAATTAACATACATAATAAATATTTTTCGAATGCTATCGCATAAAAGAATTTTGGCGTAA
- a CDS encoding recombinase family protein, whose amino-acid sequence MLPIAFLFRLIFLSFFVQFLTLLAVAEMERNTIIERTQAGKAIAKTKPGFKEGRPKKYTKEQIDHALNLLESNSYSYVERITCISKSALIRAVRDKKYNLFYINIL is encoded by the coding sequence ATGCTACCTATAGCCTTTTTATTTAGGCTTATTTTTTTATCCTTTTTTGTTCAATTCTTAACTCTTTTGGCAGTTGCAGAAATGGAACGTAATACAATAATAGAACGTACACAAGCTGGAAAGGCTATTGCAAAAACAAAACCAGGATTTAAAGAAGGTAGACCTAAAAAATATACAAAGGAACAAATAGATCATGCACTAAATCTATTAGAAAGTAATAGTTACTCATATGTTGAAAGAATTACATGTATAAGTAAGAGTGCTTTAATTAGAGCTGTTAGAGATAAAAAATATAATTTATTTTATATTAATATCCTTTGA
- a CDS encoding L,D-transpeptidase Cds6 family protein, translated as MLSACSTKAQKEFNEALKLQQNQKYDDAINLYKDIIDNHPKSKLVANSDVKLHECIDLIVKQGDELASKKNYIKAISCYENASKFKPTDDSIKNKISACKKLAIDTFKKDEPKLVETKSSEPKEIKITNFNNNSKISQMIVNWESAWESQDINVYRNYYDTDFVGTVKGKTMDYTQWMNYKEELFNKYSNITLASKLIDATLTKDKITVRFEQWFTGYGSSHYSDHSNKELIFRYSKDRGWLIISEKTRM; from the coding sequence TTGCTCTCAGCATGTTCTACAAAGGCACAAAAAGAATTTAATGAGGCCTTAAAACTTCAACAAAACCAGAAATATGATGATGCCATAAATTTGTACAAGGATATTATTGATAATCATCCAAAAAGCAAATTAGTAGCAAATTCAGATGTAAAATTACATGAGTGTATTGATTTAATTGTAAAACAAGGTGATGAATTAGCCTCTAAGAAAAACTACATTAAAGCTATATCTTGTTATGAAAATGCTTCTAAATTTAAACCTACTGATGATTCAATTAAAAATAAAATTTCTGCTTGTAAAAAACTTGCTATAGATACCTTTAAAAAAGATGAACCTAAACTTGTAGAAACTAAGAGTAGTGAACCAAAGGAAATAAAAATCACTAACTTTAATAACAATAGCAAAATCTCTCAAATGATAGTTAACTGGGAATCTGCTTGGGAAAGTCAAGATATTAATGTTTATAGAAATTACTATGATACTGATTTTGTTGGCACTGTTAAAGGAAAAACTATGGACTATACACAGTGGATGAATTATAAAGAAGAACTTTTTAATAAATACTCTAATATTACTTTAGCAAGTAAACTTATAGACGCAACATTAACTAAAGATAAAATTACGGTTAGATTTGAGCAATGGTTTACTGGATATGGTTCTAGTCATTATTCTGACCATAGTAATAAAGAACTTATCTTTAGATACTCTAAGGATAGAGGTTGGCTTATAATTAGTGAAAAAACAAGGATGTAG
- a CDS encoding competence/damage-inducible protein A: MKAEILAVGTELLLGNIVNTNAQYISKRLADLGIEVYNQSVVGDNAERLREAYELAFKRADLVITTGGLGPTKDDLTKEVAFEYLGKEAKLHEESLRRIEDYFKKIDRPMVDSNKKQACFPEDAIIMPNNNGTAPGCIIEENKKILAVLPGPPREMKAMFEESLVPYLRKFQENVLHSKTLRILGVGESRVAEIVDDILENSTNPTVAPYAKDSEVTLRITAKAKTIEDAEKLIEPVEQEIRDRLGLSVYADGEVTLEEVLGKMLIDNNITIATAESCTGGLLAGRLVNYPGISSVFKEGMITYSNEAKMKRIKVKKDTLQKYGAVSSQTAAEMAEGVAKVTGSDIGISTTGIAGPDGGTKEKPVGLVYVGICIKGDVKTKELHLVGDRQRVRQHTVIRALEWLRRELIRKGIK; the protein is encoded by the coding sequence ATGAAGGCTGAGATATTAGCTGTAGGAACTGAATTATTGCTTGGAAATATAGTAAATACAAATGCTCAATATATATCAAAACGACTTGCCGATTTAGGGATAGAAGTTTACAATCAATCGGTTGTTGGGGATAATGCTGAAAGATTAAGGGAAGCTTATGAATTAGCTTTTAAAAGGGCTGACCTTGTAATAACTACAGGAGGACTTGGACCCACAAAGGATGATTTAACAAAGGAAGTTGCTTTTGAATACTTAGGAAAAGAAGCTAAACTACATGAAGAATCACTTAGAAGAATAGAAGATTATTTTAAAAAGATAGATAGACCTATGGTAGATAGTAATAAAAAACAAGCATGTTTCCCAGAGGATGCTATAATAATGCCAAATAATAATGGTACGGCACCAGGATGCATTATAGAAGAAAATAAAAAAATATTAGCTGTTTTACCAGGACCACCAAGAGAAATGAAGGCTATGTTTGAAGAAAGCTTAGTACCGTATCTAAGAAAGTTTCAAGAGAATGTACTTCATTCAAAAACACTAAGAATTTTAGGTGTTGGAGAAAGTAGAGTAGCTGAAATTGTAGATGATATACTTGAAAATTCAACAAATCCAACAGTTGCACCATATGCAAAGGATAGCGAAGTAACTTTAAGAATTACAGCTAAGGCAAAAACTATAGAAGATGCTGAAAAGTTAATTGAGCCTGTTGAACAGGAAATAAGAGATAGATTAGGACTTTCTGTGTACGCAGATGGAGAAGTAACTCTTGAAGAAGTACTAGGAAAAATGCTTATAGATAATAATATAACAATTGCTACAGCAGAATCTTGTACTGGAGGACTTCTTGCAGGTAGACTTGTAAATTATCCAGGAATATCTTCTGTATTTAAAGAAGGTATGATTACTTATAGCAATGAAGCTAAAATGAAAAGAATAAAAGTAAAGAAGGATACGCTTCAAAAGTATGGTGCAGTTAGTAGTCAAACAGCAGCAGAAATGGCAGAAGGAGTAGCAAAGGTAACGGGAAGTGACATTGGAATTTCAACAACAGGAATTGCAGGACCTGATGGAGGAACAAAAGAAAAACCAGTGGGGCTTGTTTATGTTGGTATATGTATAAAAGGTGATGTAAAAACTAAGGAATTACACTTAGTTGGAGATAGACAAAGAGTAAGACAGCATACAGTTATAAGGGCTTTAGAATGGTTAAGACGTGAGCTTATAAGAAAAGGAATAAAGTAA